The nucleotide window ATTTGCCGCGCTGATGCGCCCGGAATGGTTTTGAATCGCACGAGACGCGATTCTTGCGCCGCCGGAATTGCGCATCAGGCTCGGCCGAACAATAACTTCTCCGCACGCCCCCTCTTCCTTGCGGGAGAGGGCAGGGTGGAGGGGTTCGAAAAACGGAAGTACTTTTCGGCCGAGCTAAGGTTGCCCTGCACAAGCTGACGCTTCGTGCATTTCTAAGTTCGTTTTTGCTTTCAGCCGCCAGAGGTCCATGCTCATGTTCTGGATTTTGCCGACACTTGTTCTTGTCATTGCCACGGTCGTGGCGATTCCACTGGGATATTTTCAGGCATGGATATTCGATACCGATTTCCGTCCGCCGCGGCTTTTGGCATGGTTCGAGCGCCGCGTCGACACCGGTCCGCAGAAGTGGCAGAAGTATTTGATGGCGCTGCTGACTTTCAATGTATTCGCGTTTCTGATTGGTTTCGCGGTGTTGGCCTTGCAGCCATTTCATCCCCATTTTCTCAATCCCGATGGGAAGGGGATGCTCGCGCCGAGCACGATTTTCAACACGATGTGCTCGTTCTTGAGCAACACCAATTTGCAGCACTACTCCGGCGAAGCGCATTTGTCGTATGGCAGCCAGTTGTTCGCCATCGCCTGGAGCCAATTCATCAGCCCTGTGATCGGGCTGGCAGCGCTGGTGGCAATGATCCGCGGACTGCGCGGCGATCCCCATATGGGCAATTTCTATGTCGACATGTGGCGCGGCGTCGTCTATCTGTTCTTGCCGGTGGCGCTCGTTATCGCGGTGATGTTGATGGCCTGCGGCATGCCCATGACGATGAAAGGCAATGTCGACGTAGCGACGGTCGAGGCCGGCGCGATGGGCCATGCCGACGACGGAGCCGCCAAACCGCAAGCAATCGCTCGTGGACCGGTCGCGGCCGTGGTGGCGATCAAGCAAATCGGCACCAACGGCGGCGGATTTTTTGGAACCAACTCCGCCCATCCCTTCGAGAATCCGAACGGATGGAGCAACTTGATCGAATGCGTGTGCATCATCATGCTGCCAATCGCTTGCCTCGTGATGTTCGGCCGAATGCTGCGGAATATGCCGCACGCTCGTGTGATCTACGGCGTCATGTTCGTCCTCTCGGTCGCGACGGTCGTGTGGTGTATCCGCTGGGACACCGCACGGCCTAACCCCGGCCTTACCGGTCTGAAGAATTCCAAGAGCTACGACGTCGATGCGCCGATGGCCGACGGGGGCAAGATCGCCCTGAGCGTGCCGGCGCTGGCCGGTTTGCCGGTCGATCAATCGCTGGGGAATTTGGAAGGGAAGGAGCTCCGCTTCGGCACGGCCGCGGGAGCCACCTGGGTCGCGTTTACCACCAACACCTCCAACGGCTCGGCCAACTGCTCGCACGACAGCCTCAATCCGCTCGCCTGCATCACGCCGCTCACCGGAATGTGGCTCAACTGCATTTGGGGCGGCGTCGGCGTCGGCTTGATCAACTTGTTGGTCTACCTGATCATCGGCGTGTTTCTCGCCGGATTGATGGTCGGTCGAACGCCCGAGTATCTCGGCAAGAAAGTCGAGGCCCGCGAGATGAAGCTCGCCTCGCTCGCGCTGTTGATCCATCCGCTGATGATTTTGGCGCCGGCCGGTTTGTTCGTCGCCACCGACTGGGGACTGAAAACCGAGGGCAACCCTGGCTCCCACGGATTCTACGAGATTCTCTATGAATTCACGTCCGCCTCGGCCAACAACGGATCGGAATGCGGCGGCGTCGGAAACACATTCGGCTTCAACAATCCCGACGCAAATCCATCGCCGCCGGCCATCTACGCCGTGCCCCTGGATATCGCGACCGGCCTTGTAATGCTCATCAGCCGATTCATTCCGATCATCGCCCCGGTGGCCATTGCGGGCTATCTGGCGGTCAAGAAACCAACGCCGTTCACCGTGGGAACCTTGCGCACCGACACGCTGACTTTCGGCTTCGTGATATTGGGAACCATCCTGCTCGTGGGAGCCCTTTTGTTCCTCCCCGCGGCCGTGCTGGGGCCGGTGGCGGAGCATTTAGGACCAATGCCGTTTGGAAACTGAGGACTGTAGCAGGCACACTCCGTG belongs to Pirellulales bacterium and includes:
- the kdpA gene encoding potassium-transporting ATPase subunit KdpA; this translates as MFWILPTLVLVIATVVAIPLGYFQAWIFDTDFRPPRLLAWFERRVDTGPQKWQKYLMALLTFNVFAFLIGFAVLALQPFHPHFLNPDGKGMLAPSTIFNTMCSFLSNTNLQHYSGEAHLSYGSQLFAIAWSQFISPVIGLAALVAMIRGLRGDPHMGNFYVDMWRGVVYLFLPVALVIAVMLMACGMPMTMKGNVDVATVEAGAMGHADDGAAKPQAIARGPVAAVVAIKQIGTNGGGFFGTNSAHPFENPNGWSNLIECVCIIMLPIACLVMFGRMLRNMPHARVIYGVMFVLSVATVVWCIRWDTARPNPGLTGLKNSKSYDVDAPMADGGKIALSVPALAGLPVDQSLGNLEGKELRFGTAAGATWVAFTTNTSNGSANCSHDSLNPLACITPLTGMWLNCIWGGVGVGLINLLVYLIIGVFLAGLMVGRTPEYLGKKVEAREMKLASLALLIHPLMILAPAGLFVATDWGLKTEGNPGSHGFYEILYEFTSASANNGSECGGVGNTFGFNNPDANPSPPAIYAVPLDIATGLVMLISRFIPIIAPVAIAGYLAVKKPTPFTVGTLRTDTLTFGFVILGTILLVGALLFLPAAVLGPVAEHLGPMPFGN